One Amaranthus tricolor cultivar Red isolate AtriRed21 chromosome 1, ASM2621246v1, whole genome shotgun sequence DNA window includes the following coding sequences:
- the LOC130820804 gene encoding rho GDP-dissociation inhibitor 1-like: protein MSAVVGSVTTPSQNAGIILSSNMKKEAEKKNDKISAEVCKDLIKEMNKKSDDIEEKNDEQIIEKDDHKNDESSSKQNQLLIRNIGLSVEEKKLRPEVKILRLNIYSPDRADVVLPIPFPCTSSKDTLFTLKEGSKYRITFHFSVSQDIVKNLSSVYSVWKAGVRVRQTTKVIGTFSPREQEYTHESDKGVTPSGFFARGSFFIRWKFVDDDGNCYLDTNYYFDIRKDWGASEKCSNN from the exons atgtcagcTGTAGTAGGAAGTGTGACTACTCCATCCCAAAATGCAGGAATCATTCTATCTTCTAATATGAAGAAAGAAGCTGAGAAAAAGAATGATAAGATTAGTGCTGAAGTTTGTAAGGATTTGATTAAAGAAATGAATAAGAAATCTGATGATATTGAAGAAAAGAATGATGAACAGATAATTGAGAAGGATGATCATAAG AATGATGAAAGTTCAAGCAAACAAAATCAACTTCTTATAAGAAACATTGGCCTTTCAGTTGAAG AGAAGAAATTAAGGCCAGAAGTAAAGATATTGAGGCTGAATATATATTCTCCTGATCGAGCTGATGTAGTGCTCCCAATCCCATTTCCTTGTACAAGCTCTAAGGACACACTCTTTACTCTTAAAGAAGGAAGCAAATACCGAATCACATTTCATTTTTCTGTATCTCAAGATATTGTTAAAAACCTCTCTAGTGTTTATTCTGTTTGGAAAGCTGGAGTTAGag TGCGGCAAACAACGAAGGTGATAGGTACATTTAGCCCAAGAGAACAGGAATATACACACGAATCAGATAAAGGTGTTACTCCTTCTGGATTCTTTGCTAGGGGTTCTTTCTTCATCCGATGGAAG tttgtggatgatgatggCAATTGTTACTTGGATACCAATTACTATTTTGACATCAGAAAGGACTGGGGAGCTTCAGAAAAGTGCTCAAATAATTAG
- the LOC130820125 gene encoding protein MIZU-KUSSEI 1 produces MPSKFSIPFRKIQNPSSLISLLKQSNPNYDTNTKKSTPKPSSSKGGLLKMFKLFPLLTSGCKVVALLAKSHHLYLRRPMISDHATIITLFGTRRGRITLAIQENPHGIPIFMVELPILSSTFYKEMGCDILRVALESETKTHKKKLMEEFVWAIYCNGRKMGYSIRRTQFSDDEIHVMQMLRGVSMGVGVLPAPSSKNNNHGHSHGHEQQHRHSHYDHNNYNHLDNDDYDYYYYDHDDELIKMEKDDNGDQFTYLRARFERVVGSKDSEALYMINPDHSDGPELSIFFVRGSFK; encoded by the coding sequence atgccaTCAAAATTTTCAATCCCATTTAGAAAAATCCAAAACCCatcatccttaatatctctactTAAACAATCAAACCCTAATTATGACACTAACACCAAAAAATCAACTCCAAAACCCTCCTCTTCTAAAGGTGGCCTACTTAAAATGTTCAAACTTTTCCCCCTCCTTACCTCAGGGTGCAAAGTGGTGGCTCTACTAGCCAAATCCCACCACCTCTACCTCCGGCGGCCAATGATATCGGATCATGCAACCATCATAACCCTATTCGGCACACGCCGAGGCCGAATAACCCTAGCCATACAAGAAAACCCTCATGGGATCCCTATCTTTATGGTTGAACTTCCTATACTTTCATCCACATTCTACAAAGAAATGGGTTGTGATATTTTAAGGGTTGCCCTAGAAAGTGAGACTAAAACCCATAAAAAGAAACTTATGGAGGAATTTGTTTGGGCTATTTATTGTAATGGTAGAAAAATGGGATATTCTATTAGAAGAACACAATTTTCTGATGATGAAATACATGTTATGCAAATGCTTCGTGGTGTTTCGATGGGTGTTGGAGTTTTACCAGCACCCTCGtcgaaaaataataatcatggtCATAGTCATGGTCATGAACAACAGCATCGTCATAGTCATTATgatcataataattataatcatcttgataatgatgattatgattattattattatgatcatGATGATGAACTGATTAAGATGGAGAAAGATGATAATGGTGATCAATTTACTTATTTAAGAGCAAGATTTGAAAGGGTTGTAGGGTCTAAGGATTCTGAGGCTTTGTATATGATTAATCCTGATCATTCTGATGGACCTGAGTTGAGTATTTTCTTTGTTAGAGGTTCATTtaaatag